In a single window of the Coffea eugenioides isolate CCC68of chromosome 3, Ceug_1.0, whole genome shotgun sequence genome:
- the LOC113765303 gene encoding UPF0481 protein At3g47200-like, whose protein sequence is MSRIDQKLSELLDTSEKPSIFKIHGQLRSENEEAYEPQVVSIGPYHHGKPKLKQMEKNKLIYFKELLRRRGESAEKYIIALANLQDQARRCYAEEINLSNDDFVDMLCLDGCFVIEFLRKKRHPGSHLHNDPIFQMFWLRTATENDLILFENQLPFFVLLQLFDMTKSPGEEENLTGLAIHLCLIGNLPNPGLNSHSPIFEHYKPVHLLGLMHKILFASLSEAFLSTAHFNRRPSSLFIKSAGELGQSGIKFKKAEDSKSLFHITFEKGVLKIPPLVVGDRTESVFRNLIAYEEYMSNPSETWKCITDYILFMDFLIDSPSDVEKLRRHHIIVNWLGSDEALSTMFNKLSKHVQFSERFFCYTQIFDDVDKYSRKRWHIWRAHLVRKYFNTPWAFISFLAACALLLLATVQAIFSILQYTKRK, encoded by the coding sequence ATGTCTAGAATTGATCAAAAGCTTTCTGAACTATTGGATACCTCGGAGAAGCCATCGATCTTCAAAATCCATGGTCAACTACGAAGTGAAAATGAAGAGGCATACGAGCCACAAGTGGTTTCCATCGGACCTTATCACCACGGTAAGCCTAAACTGAAACAGATGGAGAAGAATAAGCTAATTTACTTCAAAGAACTTCTTCGTCGTAGAGGTGAGAGTGCTGAGAAATACATCATAGCTTTGGCTAATCTTCAAGATCAAGCTCGAAGGTGTTACGCAGAAGAAATCAATCTTAGTAATGATGATTTTGTTGATATGCTATGCCTTGATGGCTGCTTTGTCATCGAGTTCTTGAGGAAAAAGAGACATCCAGGATCGCACCTGCACAATGACCCCATTTTTCAGATGTTTTGGCTACGCACAGCCACTGAGAATGACCTTATATTATTTGAGAATCAGTTGCCATTTTTTGTCCTGCTTCAGCTGTTTGACATGACCAAGTCGCCAGGAGAAGAAGAGAACCTTACTGGCCTGGCTATTCATCTCTGTCTGATTGGGAACTTGCCCAATCCAGGTCTAAATTCTCATTCTCCAATCTTTGAACATTATAAGCCGGTTCATCTTCTTGGCCTCATGCACAAAATTCTGTTTGCCTCACTTTCTGAAGCATTTCTTTCAACCGCGCATTTCAATCGTAGACCCTCATCTCTGTTCATAAAATCAGCTGGTGAGCTCGGACAAAGTGGAATCAAGTTCAAGAAGGCAGAGGATAGTAAATCCTTGTTCCATATCACTTTCGAAAAGGGTGTACTTAAAATCCCTCCTTTAGTTGTGGGTGATCGTACAGAATCCGTCTTCAGAAACTTGATTGCATATGAAGAGTATATGTCTAATCCATCTGAGACATGGAAGTGTATAACTGATTACATACTCTTCATGGATTTTCTCATAGATTCCCCGTCCGATGTTGAAAAGCTTCGCAGACATCATATCATCGTGAATTGGTTAGGTAGTGATGAAGCACTCTCTACAATGTTTAACAAGCTAAGCAAACATGTTCAGTTTTCCGAGAGATTCTTCTGTTACACCCAAATTTTTGATGATGTGGACAAGTACTCTCGCAAGCGCTGGCATATTTGGAGGGCGCATCTAGTGAGGAAATATTTTAATACCCCG